A window of Benincasa hispida cultivar B227 chromosome 9, ASM972705v1, whole genome shotgun sequence genomic DNA:
aacataaagCATTGAACATCAAGTATCGAGGATTGAGTAACATGTAACTAGTATATAATATAGAGTATAGAATGCAAAACATCAAATATCAAGTATCGAGGATCAATGATTGAGTATCAAACATCAAAATGAgatggagagaaaagaaaaagagacccgagaaagagagagaaattagTAAAAGTCTCTAAACTCCTCTAAATTTTGCCAACTCAGcatgtaactttttttttttttttttcaaataaccATTGAAAATCATTTCCAAAACCCAAAACCCAAATTTGATCATACAGACTTTGGTGAGCAAATAGACTTGAATGAACTCAATAGTTGTCCAAAAACGCCCGGCTTAAGGTTCTGTCGTTTTGTGTGGTAAAGGTGGCCGTTTAATTTATAAAGCACATTTACTGAAACACCCTCGGATTGGCTCCAAATTATAGAACACAAAAATCATTATCATGCGGGCCCGCTTGACAATCAAACCGAAAGTAGTGGCATTCACGTAAATAATCACAATATTTCATTCCCTACgccgattttcatttttatttaccCCTCACCATTTTCGAAAACCGTGAAGCTGTTGCCAGCGTCAACACCGGAGATTTCCTTCTCTGACCTCAGTAATAAGTATAAATACGCCTGTGTTGACTCTTACTCAACTTCTGTGGCCCCTTTTACACTCCCGCTTTTCTTTCCTGGCGGTTGCTCTTCTTCGTGCAGGACTCATCTTCTACTCGTCTACTCCACAATGAGGTTCCGTCTAGGGTTTATCGTGTTAATTTATCTCCTCCAGGCAAGAATTCTGTAGCTATAACGTTTTGATTCTTGAATCTCTTTTGTTTTCTTCCGTTTCTATGTTCTCCATTAGTTGCTTTCGCCCTTGCTCTCTGGACACTGGGATTTGGTGAACTCTTCTTTGTAGTTTTCTCTCCATCATACCGTGTTTCAGTGGTTGGTTGCTGAACGAATGTTGCAAAATGAACATCATGAATCGTCAAAATTGTGCTGTCTAGCACTATTTTCCTGTCGCTCGTTTCTCTTTTTGATTTAGTTTTCCGTATTCGGCTAAAGAATACGAGGATATTGGAGGAGCTTGGCAATGAATTGTATATCGAAAACATTCGGCGGACAGGGTAAATAGTCCGGCTCTGCTTTACAGGACTCAGAGGTTGATCACGCATCAGAAAATGTTTAACCGAATGATTTGTGAGCATCTTGAgtggttttaaaattaattttcccaGACTCAAGTGTTTGCTTCTTATGAACTTGCGAATAACGGTCATCTGCAATCATGCGCCGATTCGAACGAAATCAGAGTGAAAATTGTCTAGCGTTGTACTTTCCATTAGCTAATGCTTTTATTATGGTATTCAGCATCTGTTTTAGAACTTCATTTCATCGTGTGATTCATAGAAACGATCGCTGACCTTGATTTCTTACTAAAAGTTGAGATATGTGCAGGTTCTATGTTTTGACCGAGCGTATGCAGAGAGGTCTAATACACGGTTGCTGTTATCTACGAATGGCATATCCCGGTATGCAGTCCATTTTGATTGACCATTCTGCGTTTCATTAGAATAGTTATTTCTCTGCCTACACATATCATTCCCCATCTTGTTGAAGCATTTATTGCTGTAAATACGGTAGCTTGAATCTgtggattatatatatatatatgttaaaagaagttttcctttatttttcgcTTGAATCTGTGAATAAGGAACATTTTCTCCGCCTTTACAGGGAAAAACACTCTGAAGGATATTGCGCAATGTATGGTATCTGTGCAAAACGAGCAGATGGTAAAGCGCTGAACTGTCCTACTGGTGCCCCATCTGTGCAGGTACACTTTTGATTTCCTGTTGTCGCACTATCCATATGTTAGTATGTTCGcggttttaaaataaaatatgcagGATTTGCTGGTCTGCCTTTCTGTTTCCATCTTAATGTTTGGTTTTGCTCgttcattttttctttatgatCTCAAATTATTGTGTTCCCAGCCAGATAATCTTCTATCATCAAAGATCCAAAGTCTATGTCCAACTATTACTGGCAATGTTTGTTGCACAGAACAACAATTCGACACCCTACGATCACAAGTTATGCAAGTAAGATCTCTAACTGGCTTGTATTATTAACACTGCCTTACATAGTTTCAGAGTTATTCATTGCACACTAATAGCGGGTCGAATTATGCAGCATGAGAATTTTGATGacaagttttcttctaaaaccAATGAATATTGCTTCTTGGTTGAAATGCATGTAAAACATTAGAATGCATGCCCCTGTATTCTTGAATGCCAACTACGCACTATACAGCCTTTCTCTGGGTATTAATTCTCCTACACTTGAGAATTaaccttttgatttttgtttaataCTGTGCCCATTATTTGTTTAGTACCCGAATGTACACATTATGTTTTGTAATGTTAAAGGAACATTGAAGTTTCAGCTTTCTCATGTCTTCTTTTGATGGAAGTACTTCAAATATATGGCCCATAATAtgacttatgtattttatgcaggcTATTCCATTTCTTGTAGGTTGTCCAGCATGCTTAAGAAACTTTTTGAACCTGTTCTGTGAGCTTACCTGTTCTCCAAATCAGAGCTTATTCATCAATGTAACTTCTGTTTTAAAGGTTTGAATACTTCCTTCTTATAACACTCGCATAATTCTGCAATTCACTTAGTAGGTAGTATTTGTTCCAATATTCATGCGTTTGTGTTCTTTGTTTGCCATCACTTGTAAGCAAAGATTAACCTGCTAGAGAGGCAGATATTAGTTGCTCTTCCGATTGAATCTCTCTCTTCTATTCTTAAGACGAGTAGGAGCTCATAAAAGCACGCACTTTACCAAGTAATTGCACATAGTTGTTTGTAAAAGATAGGGATGTGTAAGGGCAAGGTTATATTGTAGTTCActtctttttaatataaacaATGATTAATGACATTTGCTCTTTATTATAGAACTTTTGTTTCAATATCCCATTCTAGTTTTCAGTAAATTTTCGTATGATCTTTCTTAGATTTGAGCTTGTATGCAAGCAAGTTCCAGTTCTTTTCCCTTTCCTCCCAGCAGTCTCTGTCAATAAATTGTAGgctgatttttctttttgagattAGAGTTTGTATGGAAGTAAATTCCAATTTTGACTGCACaaattacagctcaaataaatGTGCTTATCTGGAATCACTATGCATATTTGTTGCGTTTGCTTAGAATTTCCATGCATTTTCTCTGCATGTTTTTTCCCAATGCTGACCGCTTTATGATTTTCTCCCCTTTAGCTGAATGTTAGACCTCTCCATATAGCAAGCAGCTAGAGGACCACATCGAATTTTGATGGCTTGTCTCTGTTTTTAGGTCAATAACAGCCTCACAGTTGATGGCATTGATTATTATGTAGCTGATGCTTTTGGTGAAGGTCTATTTGAGTCCTGCAAAGATGTAAAATTTGGTACGATGAACACTCGAGCCATGCAATTTATTGGTGCTGATGCTAAAAATTTTAAAGGTTAACACCCTCTCTTCCTCTCATGCATGTATGTGCACACTCATACTGTGGAGATTACTCACATTTTTTACGTACCCAAACTAGAAAGTATTtgttctaaaaaatataaatgataaataaataaactagaaagtctttttgtaatagttttcTGTGAAGTGGGGGAATTGGAGAAAAGTAttaaaggggaagaagaagttGAGGTACTCCAAGTGTGAAAAAAATGAAGTTTTCTGTGGAGGGGGCTGTTTTCTCTACTTTGGCCTGTAGGgatatctatatatatacatgtgtGTGTGTAATTTATTCGGAATACCAAACTTTctcttatttatatatatgaagGCTTGTTTTATTGTGTGCTCTCTTCCTTCTAAAATTTGAACATTGGTATGATTGCGGGCAGAGTGGTTTGCTTTTATTGGTAAACAAGCTGGCCCTGGCTTGCCTGGTTCACCATATGCCATTGGATTTCCATCTACTGTGTCCGTGTCATCTGGAATGAAGCATATGAATGTATCTGCTTATTCTTGTGGAGATACTTCACTGGGATGTTCCTGTGGTGATTGCCCTTCAGCACCAGTCTGTAGTAGTACTGCAACCCCCGTTTTCCATAGAAAAAATTCTTGTTCAGTGAGAATTGGGTCTCTCAAGGTGAGAAAATACGTCATAAATTGGCCATCATGTTCTTTGTGTGTACTAGTTTTGCATATTGtattaaaagatttatttttctaactgCTATAGGTCAAATGTGTTGACTTCACTCTGTGTATCCTGTACATCATAATTGCCTCTGCTTTTCTTGTATGGAGTTTTTTTTATCGCAAATCCCGAAAGAGCCCTTCTTCAGGAACTAAAACAATGCCGAATATCATGGATGGGAGCAGTCTCCATTCTGCTACTAGGCAAAAGGATGAAAGTTTGCCGATGCAGGTTCGTAGTTCAAATTAGATATTTCTGTTATGATATCTTCAGTTAACTTAATGAACCATCTTAGATTAGTTTGCCATTAACCCTCCTGATCTTCATGTAGGTAATATGTCGCTAATAAGGTAATGTTTTATTATGCTTCACATATCTGTTCATCTTGCGAGTTATGCTGATTGATTGGTCCACTATAAGCAATTTCTTTGCTAATACTTTTTAGCAACTCTCATTTTTTGAAATAACTGTAGGTCATGCAAGATCCTAGTCGCTGCCAGTCATTCTGTCTTTGAATTCTACCAGTTATTTCAATTGTACATTAACATTAATTTTGCAATTTGGTTGACTGAAGTTTTTCTTGTTTGTCTTTCTGCCCACTGTTCATATACTCAGATGCTTGAAGATGCTCCTCAAATCAGAAGTAGGATTCAGCTTTCAGTTGTTCAGGGATACATGTCCAATTTTTACAGGTACTAAATGTCAATGCTGCTTTACTAGGTAAGATGTAAAAAAACAGTTCCGACTTATTTTTGTTCATGTGCATTCTCAGGAAATATGGAACATGGGTGGCCAGAAATCCAACATTGGTGTTGATCTCATCACTTGCCATTGTTCTACTTCTGTGTTTGGGTCTCATTCGTTTCAAGGTGGAGACAAGGCCTGATAAGGTAAATGATTGACAAGGAAAAGTCCTGTTTCAATCAGTTGGAGTgctacttattttattttattttattttttaaattaacttaatcCGTACTTTTCTTTTGAGgctgctctctctctctctctctcttcatcATCCGGTGCATATGCAGACATGCATGTATGTGTGTATTCAGTTGAAGTACTACAAGTCCTTCTTtctttctaatatatatatatatatatatgtatgtatgtatgtatgtatgtatgtatttatgtttatttattcattGATGGGTTATAATGTGACTGATAAGCAAATGGCGTGACAATTTTTGCCAAAAAGATGCAAACATGTGGACCATAGCAATTTACTTGGTTGTATTTAGAATGGTGTGAATCAGTGAGTCATGTTGTTAATCAGGTAGCCAGTGTTTCTTAGCTGCACGAGGGCAACAGAGGGTCACTCGTAATATGGAGATAGTTTAGTGGCCGAATATCATCACATATTTACTGTTATTAGTCTTCCTTGTTATGGATGAGTGCTAACACTGGGTACCCTCTTTCTGTTAACCGCTTATAATGGTCCTGATTCAAGTCAGattctagacaacattttgtgaACTTTGAAcatccttttattatataattcaGTGAAGAAAGTTTTAGTTGCCTTTGTAGTAGAATGTTGTTTACTTCTAGCCGAATGTCAGTTGTTGGCCTTTTGATgatttctgtatttgtttcagCTATGGGTAGGACCAGGAAGCAAAGCATCCCAAGAGAAGGAATTTTTTGATGCACATCTAGCCCCTTTTTATAGGATTGAACAGGTAGAGACTATTGTTTAATAATTCGGCAAactattaaaatcattttaattaatgGATTATCATATCTATTGTGAAGTTTGGTTGCAGAATGATTATCGTCTGATATGATTTCAGACAACTTCTAATGCCATATTTATTTTCTAGATTATAATAGCCACGGTTCCAGATACCGTTCATGGGAAGCCGCCAAGTATTTTGAATGATAACAATATTAAGTTATTGTTTGACATACAAAAGAAGGTATTTGTGTGGCGAGAATAACACTTCAggatttatttctttattatgGGTTAGACTGTAGTACCTGGGATATTTCTTCCCATAGTTTAAATGTAATATTCACATATGATGGTGCGGTTCTCAGAATTTCTACTCCACGTGTGAATTCTTACAGGTAGATAGTATTCGAGTTAATTATTCTGGTTCAAGCGTATCTCTAAGTGACATTTGCTTGAAGCCACTGGATCAGGAATGTGCCACCCAGAGTGTCCTGCAGGTGGATATTCTTGATTGCTCGTTTGATCTTATCTTATAAAAACAACTACACGTCCACTGAAATGTTTCAATtgaaaaaacatattatttactGGATAATCAATCTTTTGGTTTTAGGTTATAGAGcataattttactatttaataCTGAATTATCCACTCTATTTGACAGTATTTCCAGATGAATCTAGAAAATGTTGATAACTATGGAGGAGTCGAGCATCTTGAATATTGTTTTCAggtattatatattttttgttttctgatCCGGTTTTGATTGTTATATAGTAGAGAATTTAGATGCATGAGCCATATCAGAGTAGAATGATTAGAGAAATCTTTTGTATTGTCTTCTCCTGTTGGCACATTTGacaatcttttatttttcttgtatgtgttttttttttttttttttttttttttttttttttttNCACTATTCCTCTGCAGACAATTGCAGGAGTGCATTTGAAGCTCCTCTCGATCCAAGCACCGCATTAGGGGGATACTCTGGGAACAACTTTTCAGAAGTAATTTGCCATACTTCACTGCGTGTTGGTAATCTAAATTGAACAAATTAATCTCCATAGTTATCTGACCATTAGTTTTCCAAGACAGGCTTCTGCGTTCTTAATAACTTATCCAGTGAACAATGCTATTAATAAAGAAGGGAATGAATCTGGTCGAGCTGTGGCTTGGGAGAAAGCCTTCATTCAGTTGGCTAAGGTTTCTCTCTTATTCTGTTTCTGTGCAGTGACTTTCTTTAAATTGTGTTCTCTTATTATACTTTGCTTTCATTGTGAAATGTGTgaaatcttttcatttttttgtgaCTTCCAAGAGCGAAATATTgcctaattttgaaatttagttgtAGTTTTACCCAAAAAACATCCTTTATTTACGTTCCTTTTTGCTTCATTCTTGAACTGGTGTTTGGAGTTGAGTTCTTGGTTGTGGGTTTAATCATCCTTAGCTAGTTAGCTTGTTAATCCCAAACTGTGTTTAGGATGAATGAATTTTGTAATCGTTTGGCATTCAGTTCGtcctattcaaatattcaatcatcatgaaataatttattaaaaataaccaattatatatttttaaacgtTTAATCATACttcaagtaatttaaacaaataatacAATAAGATTATGGATAATAAAAGCTGAAATATGTAATGTAATTATAAAGTAATAGACTTAAAAAAAttgtccattttccatatttttattaatgaaaaattattacTTTCGTAATAatgataagaaaataaaaaacaaattcttACAAGTTTCTCCTCCCATAAAACAAACACCATTTAAATTCACAGTCTAATGAATCCCAAACTCATGTACATCCAAACATACGCCTTTCAACTCCCATACTTTTCTTACTAATCTCATTCTTCTtactccttggctctataacacTCGGGCTCTAGTTTTTTGGATTCTATATTTGTTTTTACcttcatttgtttataatttgatattaatgttATGGTGTCTGTCCTTCATCTAGGAGTGAATGGAGTTTCTCGATATTAATCTACTTTTGTGATAGGCTGAATTATTGACAATGGTGCAATCTCAAAATTTGACGCTTTCTTTTTCTTCGGAAAGCTCCATTGAAGAAGAATTAAAAAGAGAGAGTACTGCTGATGTCATCACAATCTTGGTTAGTTCTTTTCTAGAGATAACTTATGTGCTATTCAGTTAAATTATCATTCTCTGtccttatttatatatttttatatttctccTGATACTTACATTataggttttattttattttatattcgATTGTGTGGAGGTGGCTTCCCATCGTGCCATTTTCCCTCCTAATTGCCAATTTACCCTGTTTACCTAATTTAACTGCAGATAAGCTATCTTGTGATGTTTGCTTACATCTCTCTTACTTTGGGTGATAGACCACATTTATCTACCTTTTAcgtttcatcaaaggtatgcaATGGATGCTCTTATAACTTTATTTAACTCTACTTTGTCTGTTCatctttaatttccttttcctCTTTGGACAGATTATTTCTCTACTTCACTGATGTTTCTTCCCAAGCATTGGAGTTTCTGCATTAATAACTTGTGTTTCTTTTCTATGATCAGGTGTTACTTGGTCTCTCTGGAGTTGTACTTGTCATGTTGTCTGTTCTTGGATCAGTAGGTTTTTTCAGTGCAATTGGAGTTAAATCTACTCTAATCATTATGGAAGTTATTCCTTTCCTTGTTCTGGCAGTAAGTTCTGTCTTTATCTGCTTTTTCCGTCATTGCACTCCTGATTATGATTTGATATTGATATTCATGTTCTGGATTTTTTACTTGCCATAGTTGGACTTCATGCATAGATGATCATATTAATTCAACATCCTGTGCAAGCTCTGATGAACTTctgtgtgtttttttttgtcaattcaATGGCacctgggccaaaattatctaCCATATTTTCTAAGATTACACTTTCGTTGCTTCATGCTTGTTCTTCTGTTTGGGTACTCATAAAGGGAGTGGGTTGTTATTTGTATAACCTAGAACTTTGTTCAAACTTTGAACCTTAGAATATGTTGGTTTGGCTGAAGAATGAGATTTGTCACATTACTAGTCAATTTGTTCACATGCTATTGGCAAGTATTTTGGAATTTAAGATTTTGGAAAGACAAATTTTGGGAGAGAAAATGTCTTACAGTGACAGCTCTATATACCCAAAATTTCTATTCATTTGATCAGAAAGGCCACTTTTTGTGGTTTGCTGGGGTTTGTGCTGTCATTGTGCTGTTTTTTGGAATATTTGCAGGGAAAGGGTTCAAAGGTAGGAATATGGACCCTAGTGAGGTTTGGTCCCTTCTGAGGTTTCATGTTTCGCTGTGGACTTCGGTTTCCTAGGTTTTTTGTAATTACTCTTTGGGAATCATCTTACTTAGTTGAAACCCCTTTCTGTAGGAAGGATGTTTTGTTGGCTTTTTTTTTGTAcgcccttgtattctttcatttttctcgattaaagttgttgatttcatccaaaaaaaaaaaaaaaagaaaaaaaaagaaaaagaaaaagaaacaggAACAAGCTGAATTGATGTCTTGTTAAACATGATAACCTATTATTTCCTTGTATAAGATCTATATTCTTCTTGAAAAGTATATCCACTGAATCACTGATGGCTAACGTCTTCTTAAATCTTGATGGTATCTTGGATATATTGTCAAAAACGTAACAATTTGCACTCTTTCGTGAAGTCCTTTTTATGTTTCATTTCTAATAAATTTTCTCATCCAAATGTCAGGTTGGGGTGGATAATATGTGTATATTGGTACATGCTGTTAAACGGCAGTCAGTTGAATTGCCTTTGGAAGGACGAATTAGCAATGCACTTGTTGAAGTTGGACCATCCATAACACTAGCTAGTTTATCCGAGGTTCTTGCATTTGCAGTTGGAAGTTTCATTCCTATGCCAGCATGTCGTGTTTTTTCCATGTTTGCAGGTTTGAGTATTTGCCCATTGCAAAGCTCTCAAGGATGCttgagatatatatattttaactgAGACAGGCATAGTTTCCCAATCgtgattttcattttcttatacaGCATTGGCTGTTCTTCTGGACTTCCTGCTGCAAGTTACAGCTTTTGTTGCTCTCATAGTATTTGATTTTCTAAGAACTGAGGATAAGAGAGTTGACTGTTTTCCATGTATTAAGAGCTCAGGCTATGCTGGCAGTGATAAAGGTAGTCTCTTCTTATATcttgttcttcttttctttttacataTATTTGTTCAGATTTATTGGTGCTCTTCATTGCGATGATGTCTTGTCTTGTTGAATATTATTTAGGCATCACTCAGAGGAATCCTGGCTTGTTAGCCCGATACATGAAGGTAACTTTCTAAttgtaaacaacttttctttgcTTCTTGGGTGGTGGGGTGGGGGGGCTCACTCCATGGGTATTTTATATTAACTTGTATATAATTTAACACCTTTGTAAATTTGTAACCTTGACAAATATGCTGCATTTGTTCTCTTCTACTAGAACTGTGGGatatttagaaggaaaaaaataaataaaataaaattggaatatATCATTTAGTTAGGTAATTTTTTATGGGTGTGTAAAGTATGTATGGTGTGTTTACTGGGTTCTATTTATTAATGGTGTTAGGGTAGAAACTAAAGATGGGGTAAAATATGAATCTGACTAGttagtttataataattttggATGCATATTTTAATAGTCCAAGCACAAAACTAATTTTAGAATGAATGACAAATCCATCTTATCAATTTTATGTGGGCTTCAGTGTCTTTTTACCATTCTCTTTTCGTTAGGTTGTTTTCTGCTTTGAATCTAgacaattccttttcttttgttcttgattTAAAAGTTGCTTTGTTTTCGGCTTATTCGTTCCAAATTTCCAAACATACTCCAAACCTAACTATAGATATAATTCATGAAAGTTGATGTAAATGTTCAAGCTTCTCATTGGTGTCTTCCTCTTAGATTGtcagttaatttgaattatttatctTTTCCTAATGTCAATTTTTGCATAGTATTTGACATTTCATTATTGGGCTGTTTTCTATTTCACACTCCATGTTTTGTCTGTCCAGGAGATCCATGCACCAGCTCTTAGCATCTGGGTAGTCAAAATAGTCGTCATATCCATCTTTGTTGGGTTCACATTGGCAAGCATTGTGAGTTCTCGATCTCTTGTCTGGCTATTAGTTTCCCTGACCATGCTTGTTTGTATGTGAtgtttattttcctttatttcaaatttcacagGCACTATGCACCAGAATTGAAGCTGGTTTGGAACAAAAAATTGTCCTACCCAAAGATTCTTATCTTcaggtttttatttttatttttattcatctcaTTATATATTTTCAAGGGATGCCTTTCTGTCTTAATAGTTACATCCCAAAACTACTTATTTCATGATTTGTTTGCCTGGCATGTTATAAAGCTGCTTTCTACTTTTTATGCAGGGGTATTTCAATAACATTTCAGAACATCTCAGAATAGGTCCACCAGTATATTTTGTTGTAAAGAACTACAATTACAGGTAAAACTGTACAAGATTTACATACTCTATCTTGTGGTTagtttataatacttataattgaTTGGGACCAAGTATTTTTCTCGTATACGTTCATGTTTGATGGATTTATATGGCTCTCCATGGTGTTTGATGATGTAGGTTCTGCACTCTTTCTTGTGGTTAGTTTATAACGTTCAGAGTTGGTTGGGACCAAGTATTATTCTTGTATACATTCATATTTTATGGATTTTATGGCTCTCTATGTTGTGTTTTATAGTATAGGTTCTGCAATTTTGAATATTTAGTTGTTGAAGTGCTGAAAGAATTTGGGGCCTTTTACCATTTTTGTAGGCAGTATTATTCCTACGTCTTCCCTTATTTGCTATTCTTGGCTGTCACATCATATTTTGTTCCAGGAGTTTAAAATTTACCAGGGGTAGAACTTTTTGACGAAGTTATATCTTCAAGTGATTTTTAATGaagtttattcattttattttgttacATGCAAAGGCAAATAAACGTTAGgggaattattttttaatcagtTATTGAAGGTATGCTTTCACTTTAATATCAAAGTATGGTTTcaactttaaataaaaatactGTGCCAACCTATTTTCATAATATACATTTTGTGATGAACcgtaatatatattatatggatTCTCTACACCACTGTAACTGGCATATATTGCAATCCTTTGTAATACGAAAGTGGGAATATCAAGGACGGATTGTTCTcatatgtattttctctctctctctctccatccTGATATCCTGTTACTATGCTCAGCTCAGAATCAAGACAGACAAACCAATTATGCTCCATCAGTCAATGTGACTCAGACTCTCTTTTAAATGAGGTATGTctatttcctttcattttcacAGGAAAATGTACGTCTTTTCCAATATTCTTGATGCGCTCCAAATCTTTTCCAACGTGCGTAGGAGAATAACGTTCTTGCTGTTTTATCATGGCTTATTTCACATTATTTTTTCGAACCAAGGATCTTTTTGGTCTTTATCTTTTCCTCTTTCCTGTAGATTGCAAAAGCTTCACTAATACCAGAGTCAAGTTTCATTGCTAAACCAGCTGCTTCATGGCTTGATGATTATCTTGTGTGGATATCTCCAGAAGCATTTGGATGCTGTCGGAAGTTCACAAATGGGAGCTATTGCCCCCCTGATGACCAGGTCATGTGGTtcctttgaaaattttcttgtgAAATAACATCATAGCTGCAGACCACTGTTCATTCCACTGTTGGTTTGGTTttctatatttgattttatcttCATTTCTCTTCCTTCTAATGCAATGACTTATCCTTTGAAGTTCGTTTACTTGTAACTATGTggttgttttatgttttaccaATTATAAGATATACCGGTGATAACAGTTGGGTCgttatttttagaaatatttgagAATTGTTGGTAGATTCTATGTCCTGTATGTTATCTCCTTAAATTTACTGAATTTAGTCTTTTTCAGCCCCCTTGCTGTACTTCAAGTGATGGTGGTTCCTGTGGT
This region includes:
- the LOC120085788 gene encoding NPC intracellular cholesterol transporter 1-like isoform X3, with amino-acid sequence MSNYYWQCLLHRTTIRHPTITSYASCPACLRNFLNLFCELTCSPNQSLFINVTSVLKVNNSLTVDGIDYYVADAFGEGLFESCKDVKFGTMNTRAMQFIGADAKNFKEWFAFIGKQAGPGLPGSPYAIGFPSTVSVSSGMKHMNVSAYSCGDTSLGCSCGDCPSAPVCSSTATPVFHRKNSCSVRIGSLKVKCVDFTLCILYIIIASAFLVWSFFYRKSRKSPSSGTKTMPNIMDGSSLHSATRQKDESLPMQMLEDAPQIRSRIQLSVVQGYMSNFYRKYGTWVARNPTLVLISSLAIVLLLCLGLIRFKVETRPDKLWVGPGSKASQEKEFFDAHLAPFYRIEQIIIATVPDTVHGKPPSILNDNNIKLLFDIQKKVDSIRVNYSGSSVSLSDICLKPLDQECATQSVLQYFQMNLENVDNYGGVEHLEYCFQHYSSADNCRSAFEAPLDPSTALGGYSGNNFSEASAFLITYPVNNAINKEGNESGRAVAWEKAFIQLAKAELLTMVQSQNLTLSFSSESSIEEELKRESTADVITILISYLVMFAYISLTLGDRPHLSTFYVSSKVLLGLSGVVLVMLSVLGSVGFFSAIGVKSTLIIMEVIPFLVLAVGVDNMCILVHAVKRQSVELPLEGRISNALVEVGPSITLASLSEVLAFAVGSFIPMPACRVFSMFAALAVLLDFLLQVTAFVALIVFDFLRTEDKRVDCFPCIKSSGYAGSDKGITQRNPGLLARYMKEIHAPALSIWVVKIVVISIFVGFTLASIALCTRIEAGLEQKIVLPKDSYLQGYFNNISEHLRIGPPVYFVVKNYNYSSESRQTNQLCSISQCDSDSLLNEIAKASLIPESSFIAKPAASWLDDYLVWISPEAFGCCRKFTNGSYCPPDDQPPCCTSSDGGSCGLNGVCKDCTTCFLHSDLHGGRPSTTQFKEKLPWFLSALPSADCAKGGHGAYTSSVELKDYENGVIQASSFRTYHTPLNKQVDYINSMRAAQELSLRISDSLKIEIFPYSVFYMFFEQYLNIWRTALINLAIAIGAVFIVCLIITCSLWTSAIILLVLTMIVVDLMGVMAILNIQLNAISVVNLVMSVGIAVEFCVHLTHAFSVSSGDRNQRMKEALSTMGASVLSGITLTKLVGVLVLCFSRTEVFVVYYFQVYLALVLLGFLHGLVFLPVMLSLFGPPSRCVFVEQQDNRPSTSSRS
- the LOC120085788 gene encoding NPC intracellular cholesterol transporter 1-like isoform X4; translated protein: MQAIPFLVGCPACLRNFLNLFCELTCSPNQSLFINVTSVLKVNNSLTVDGIDYYVADAFGEGLFESCKDVKFGTMNTRAMQFIGADAKNFKEWFAFIGKQAGPGLPGSPYAIGFPSTVSVSSGMKHMNVSAYSCGDTSLGCSCGDCPSAPVCSSTATPVFHRKNSCSVRIGSLKVKCVDFTLCILYIIIASAFLVWSFFYRKSRKSPSSGTKTMPNIMDGSSLHSATRQKDESLPMQMLEDAPQIRSRIQLSVVQGYMSNFYRKYGTWVARNPTLVLISSLAIVLLLCLGLIRFKVETRPDKLWVGPGSKASQEKEFFDAHLAPFYRIEQIIIATVPDTVHGKPPSILNDNNIKLLFDIQKKVDSIRVNYSGSSVSLSDICLKPLDQECATQSVLQYFQMNLENVDNYGGVEHLEYCFQHYSSADNCRSAFEAPLDPSTALGGYSGNNFSEASAFLITYPVNNAINKEGNESGRAVAWEKAFIQLAKAELLTMVQSQNLTLSFSSESSIEEELKRESTADVITILISYLVMFAYISLTLGDRPHLSTFYVSSKVLLGLSGVVLVMLSVLGSVGFFSAIGVKSTLIIMEVIPFLVLAVGVDNMCILVHAVKRQSVELPLEGRISNALVEVGPSITLASLSEVLAFAVGSFIPMPACRVFSMFAALAVLLDFLLQVTAFVALIVFDFLRTEDKRVDCFPCIKSSGYAGSDKGITQRNPGLLARYMKEIHAPALSIWVVKIVVISIFVGFTLASIALCTRIEAGLEQKIVLPKDSYLQGYFNNISEHLRIGPPVYFVVKNYNYSSESRQTNQLCSISQCDSDSLLNEIAKASLIPESSFIAKPAASWLDDYLVWISPEAFGCCRKFTNGSYCPPDDQPPCCTSSDGGSCGLNGVCKDCTTCFLHSDLHGGRPSTTQFKEKLPWFLSALPSADCAKGGHGAYTSSVELKDYENGVIQASSFRTYHTPLNKQVDYINSMRAAQELSLRISDSLKIEIFPYSVFYMFFEQYLNIWRTALINLAIAIGAVFIVCLIITCSLWTSAIILLVLTMIVVDLMGVMAILNIQLNAISVVNLVMSVGIAVEFCVHLTHAFSVSSGDRNQRMKEALSTMGASVLSGITLTKLVGVLVLCFSRTEVFVVYYFQVYLALVLLGFLHGLVFLPVMLSLFGPPSRCVFVEQQDNRPSTSSRS